The Chlorocebus sabaeus isolate Y175 chromosome 1, mChlSab1.0.hap1, whole genome shotgun sequence genome includes a region encoding these proteins:
- the AP2A2 gene encoding AP-2 complex subunit alpha-2 isoform X3, with translation MSPILVGEPFRQRCWRCRPPSCGPWEVVGFSSFAVKEAEAQKKEVSSHSPRPVPGGVVTAATSLITTLAQKNPEEFKTSVSLAVSRLSRIVTSASTDLQDYTYYFVPAPWLSVKLLRLLQCYPPPEDPAVRGRLTECLETILNKAQEPPKSKKVQHSNAKNAVLFEAISLIIHHDSEPNLLVRACNQLGQFLQHRETNLRYLALESMCTLASSEFSHEAVKTHIETVINALKTERDVSVRQRAVDLLYAMCDRSNAPQIVAEMLSYLETADYSIREEIVLKVAILAEKYAVDYTWYVDTILNLIRIAGDYVSEEVWYRVIQIVINRDDVQGYAAKTVFEALQAPACHENLVKVGGYILGEFGNLIAGDPRSSPLIQFNLLHSKFHLCSVPTRALLLSTYIKFVNLFPEVKPTIQDVLRSDSQLRNADVELQQRAVEYLRLSTVASTDILATVLEEMPPFPERESSILAKLKKKKGPSTVTDLEDTKRERSVDVNGGPEPAPASTSAMSTPSPLADLLGLGATPPAPAGPPPSSGGGGLLVDVFSDSASVVAPLAPGSEDNFARFVCKNNGVLFENQLLQIGLKSEFRQNLGRMFIFYGNKTSTQFLNFTPTLICSDDLQPNLNLQTKPVDPTVEGGAQVQQVVNIECVSDFTEAPVLNIQFRYGGTFQNVSVQLPITLNKFFQPTEMASQDFFQRWKQLSNPQQEVQNIFKAKHPMDTEVTKAKIIGFGSALLEEVDPNPANFVGAGIIHTKTTQIGCLLRLEPNLQAQMYRLTLRTSKEAVSQRLCELLSAQF, from the exons ATGAGCCCCATCCTGGTGGGGGAGCCTTTCAGACAGCGCTGCTGGAGATGTCGTCCACCATCCTGTGGACCCTGGGAGGTCGTGGGATTTTCCAGCTTTGCAGTCAAGGAGGCTGAAGCtcagaaaaaggaagtgtcctctcACAGCCCCAGGCCTGTACCCGGA gGTGTGGTAACTGCAGCCACAAGTCTGATCACCACTTTAGCACAGAAGAACCCAGAAGAGTTTAAAACCTCCGTGTCTCTGGCTGTCTCCAGGCTAAGCAGG ATCGTGACGTCCGCATCAACAGATCTTCAGGATTACACTTACTATTTTGTCCCGGCTCCCTGGCTGTCTGTCAAACTGCTGAGGCTGCTGCAGTGCTACCCACCCCCAG AAGACCCTGCAGTGCGAGGCCGCCTGACTGAGTGCCTGGAGACCATCCTGAACAAAGCCCAAGAACCACCCAAGTCAAAGAAAGTCCAGCACTCCAATGCGAAGAATGCCGTGCTCTTCGAGGCGATCAGCTTAATCATTCACCATGACAG TGAGCCGAACCTGCTCGTCCGTGCCTGCAACCAGCTGGGCCAGTTCCTGCAGCACCGCGAGACCAACCTGCGCTACCTGGCCCTGGAGAGCATGTGCACGCTGGCCAGCTCCGAGTTCTCCCACGAGGCTGTCAAGACACACATCGAGACTGTCATCAACGCCCTGAAG ACCGAGCGGGACGTGAGCGTGCGGCAGCGGGCCGTGGACCTCCTCTATGCCATGTGCGACCGCAGCAACGCCCCACAGATCGTGGCCGAGATGCTGAGCTATCTGGAGACGGCCGACTACTCTATCCGAGAAGAGATT GTGCTGAAGGTCGCCATCCTGGCAGAGAAGTACGCGGTGGACTACACCTGGTACGTGGATACCATCTTGAACTTGATCCGAATTGCTGGTGATTACGTGAGTGAAGAGGTGTGGTACCGAGTCATTCAGATCGTCATCAACCGGGACGACGTGCAGGGCTACGCAGCCAAGACTGTGTTCGAG GCTCTTCAGGCTCCCGCGTGCCACGAGAACCTGGTCAAAGTGGGCGGCTACATCCTGGGGGAGTTTGGAAACCTGATAGCCGGAGACCCGAGATCCAG CCCGCTGATCCAGTTCAACCTGCTGCACTCCAAGTTCCACCTATGCAGTGTCCCCACCCGCGCGCTGCTTCTGTCCACCTACATCAAGTTCGTGAACCTCTTTCCGGAGGTGAAGCCCACCATCCAGGACGTGCTGCGCAGCGACAGCCAGCTGAGGAATGCAGACGTGGAGCTGCAGCAACGCGCCGTGGAGTACCTGCGGCTCAGCACTGTGGCCAGCACCGACATCCTG GCGACTGTGCTGGAGGAGATGCCCCCGTTCCCGGAGCGGGAGTCCTCCATCTTGGCAAAGCTCAAGAAGAAGAAGGGCCCCAGCACAGTGACAGACCTGGAGGACACCAAGCGGGAGAGGAGTGTGGATGTGAATGGGGGCCCCGAGCCTGCCCCGGCCAGCACCAGTGCCATG tCTACACCTTCTCCGTTGGCAGACCTGCTGGGTCTGGGGGCCACCCCCCCCGCCCCTGCGGGCCCCCCACCCTCCTCCGGCGGCGGCGGGCTGCTCGTGGACGTGTTCTCAGACTCGGCCTCTGTGGTTGCGCCTCTCGCTCCTGGCTCCGAAGACAACTTTGCCAG GTTTGTTTGTAAAAACAATGGTGTGTTGTTTGAAAATCAGCTGCTTCAAATTGGACTTAAGTCTGAATTTCGGCAGAATTTAG GTCGGATGTTTATCTTTTATGGTAATAAGACCTCCACGCAGTTCCTAAATTTTACTCCAACACTAATCTGTTCAGATGACCTTCAGCCTA ACCTGAACCTGCAGACCAAGCCCGTGGACCCGACTGTGGAGGGGGGTGCGCAGGTGCAGCAGGTGGTCAACATAGAGTGCGTGTCCGACTTCACGGAGGCGCCAGTCCTCAACATTCAGTTCAG GTATGGGGGCACCTTCCAGAACGTGTCTGTGCAGCTGCCCATCACTCTCAACAAATTCTTCCAGCCGACAGAAATGGCTTCTCAGGATTTCTTTCAACGTTGGAAGCAGTTGAGCAA TCCACAGCAGGAGGTGCAGAACATCTTCAAAGCAAAGCACCCAATGGACACAGAAGTCACCAAAGCCAAG ATCATTGGATTTGGTTCTGCACTTCTTGAAGAAGTTGATCCTAATCCTGCGAATTTCGTGGGAGCTGGAATCATCCACACGAAAACCACCCAGATCGGATGCCTGCTACGCCTGGAGCCGAACCTGCAAGCCCAG ATGTACCGGCTCACGCTGCGGACGAGTAAGGAAGCCGTTTCTCAGAGATTATGTGAATTGCTGTCCGCGCAGTTTTAG